The Dyella caseinilytica genome has a window encoding:
- a CDS encoding EamA family transporter, with the protein MSPLVATLWLVNVTLDTGGQLAFKAAASDPRAGDGMARWRYMASRPWIWLGILAYATHLLSWIAFLSLVDLSEGVLLASINIAVIMIAGRLLFREKLTPLRVGGILLVSAGVAIVGMSG; encoded by the coding sequence ATGTCGCCGCTTGTTGCCACGTTGTGGCTGGTCAACGTGACGCTCGATACCGGCGGCCAACTTGCCTTCAAGGCGGCTGCCAGCGACCCACGTGCCGGTGATGGCATGGCGCGCTGGCGTTACATGGCAAGCCGTCCATGGATCTGGCTGGGCATCCTGGCCTACGCCACGCACCTGTTGTCCTGGATTGCGTTTCTGTCGCTGGTGGATCTGTCAGAAGGCGTACTGCTGGCGTCGATCAACATCGCGGTCATCATGATTGCCGGCCGCCTGCTGTTCCGCGAAAAGCTGACGCCACTGCGCGTGGGCGGCATCTTGCTGGTGAGTGCCGGCGTGGCCATCGTGGGAATGAGCGGATGA
- a CDS encoding DMT family transporter, with protein MKTWRFYLAGFALLLAFDTIVQLSFKLTGEHAFPPEANLAWVARVFGHPWIYIALIGYVGNFFTWMSLLKHAPIGPAFAASHLDVVTVMLASAWLFHEALTPMRLLGAGVIMLGIVCLAFAEKGAPSQNEAPSAAEGALGAATGE; from the coding sequence ATGAAGACCTGGCGCTTTTACCTGGCCGGCTTCGCCTTGCTGCTGGCCTTCGACACCATAGTGCAGCTGAGCTTCAAGCTGACCGGCGAACATGCGTTTCCGCCCGAAGCGAACCTCGCCTGGGTCGCGCGCGTGTTTGGCCATCCCTGGATCTACATCGCACTGATCGGCTACGTCGGTAACTTTTTCACCTGGATGAGCCTGCTCAAGCACGCGCCCATCGGCCCCGCATTCGCCGCGTCGCACTTGGACGTGGTGACGGTGATGCTGGCGTCGGCATGGCTGTTCCACGAGGCATTGACGCCGATGCGCCTGCTCGGTGCCGGCGTGATCATGCTGGGTATCGTTTGTCTGGCATTCGCCGAGAAAGGCGCACCCTCGCAAAACGAAGCGCCCAGTGCGGCAGAAGGCGCCTTGGGCGCCGCAACGGGCGAATAA
- a CDS encoding acyl carrier protein: MSTQQEIFEIISKQAKIDITTIKPESTLKDLGVASLDAIEVIFDIEEHFNINLPNEDTDFESGTVGHLVEAVDRQLAQKSPHS; the protein is encoded by the coding sequence ATGAGTACGCAGCAGGAAATCTTCGAGATCATCAGCAAGCAGGCGAAGATCGATATCACCACCATCAAGCCCGAGTCCACACTCAAGGATCTCGGCGTGGCTTCGCTGGATGCTATCGAAGTGATCTTCGATATCGAAGAACACTTCAATATCAATCTGCCCAATGAAGATACGGATTTTGAAAGCGGCACGGTTGGTCATCTGGTCGAAGCGGTAGATCGCCAACTCGCGCAGAAATCCCCTCATAGCTGA
- a CDS encoding beta-ketoacyl-[acyl-carrier-protein] synthase family protein, translating into MQRIVITGMGAICALGHNAADTWRAMTEGRSGIGPIRRVDTNQLRNAAAIAAEISDFEPRAFIDEARLPFLDPLSQYALAAANEAISQSGLSFRNERASRTAVVVGVGVAGEETREGLYQKLYGDQCGRFHPLGIVRIMSNAPPSQISMAHGITGPTFTVASACASSNHAIAQAALMMRAGLVDAAIVGGAEACITLGLLRAWEAMRVLAPDTCRPFSINRRGLVLGEGAAMFVLETLESAQARGATILAELAGVGMSADAGDIAAPSDVGAAAAMQAALKDAGMQPTEIDYINAHGTGTAANDCTETRAIHKVFGEHARKLAISSTKPMHGHALGAGGALELIATLGALRHGIVPPTLNYLGPDPACDLDYVPNQARAMPVRAALSNSFAFGGLNAVVAVRQAP; encoded by the coding sequence ATGCAACGTATCGTGATCACCGGCATGGGTGCCATTTGCGCACTCGGCCACAATGCCGCCGATACTTGGCGGGCCATGACGGAGGGCCGCAGCGGCATCGGCCCCATCCGGCGTGTCGACACGAACCAGTTGCGCAACGCCGCCGCTATCGCGGCGGAAATTTCTGATTTCGAACCGCGCGCCTTCATCGACGAAGCACGCCTGCCGTTTCTTGATCCGCTCAGCCAATACGCATTGGCGGCGGCTAACGAAGCGATCAGCCAATCCGGTCTGAGCTTCCGCAACGAGCGCGCCTCGCGCACCGCCGTCGTTGTAGGCGTGGGCGTGGCCGGCGAGGAAACGCGCGAAGGGCTTTACCAGAAGCTCTATGGCGACCAGTGCGGCCGTTTCCATCCGCTGGGCATCGTGCGCATCATGAGCAATGCACCGCCGAGCCAGATCAGCATGGCGCATGGCATTACCGGACCGACCTTCACCGTCGCCAGCGCCTGCGCTTCGTCCAACCACGCCATTGCCCAGGCTGCGCTGATGATGCGCGCCGGCCTGGTCGATGCGGCCATCGTGGGTGGCGCAGAAGCATGCATCACGCTCGGCCTGCTGCGCGCCTGGGAAGCCATGCGCGTGCTCGCACCTGATACCTGCCGCCCCTTCAGCATCAACCGGCGCGGGCTGGTATTGGGTGAAGGGGCTGCCATGTTCGTGCTGGAAACGCTCGAAAGCGCGCAAGCGCGCGGCGCCACCATTCTCGCGGAGCTGGCTGGTGTCGGCATGAGTGCCGATGCAGGTGACATCGCCGCGCCATCCGACGTCGGTGCGGCGGCAGCCATGCAAGCAGCGCTGAAGGATGCGGGCATGCAGCCGACCGAGATCGACTACATCAATGCGCATGGCACCGGCACTGCAGCCAACGACTGCACTGAAACCCGCGCCATCCACAAGGTATTCGGCGAACACGCGCGCAAGCTGGCCATTTCATCGACCAAGCCGATGCATGGCCATGCGCTAGGCGCAGGCGGGGCGTTGGAACTGATTGCCACCCTCGGGGCCTTGCGCCACGGCATCGTTCCGCCGACATTGAATTATCTGGGCCCCGATCCAGCTTGCGATCTGGATTACGTCCCGAACCAAGCGCGCGCCATGCCGGTGCGTGCCGCGCTTAGCAATTCGTTTGCTTTTGGCGGGCTCAACGCCGTGGTGGCCGTGCGCCAGGCGCCGTAG
- a CDS encoding NUDIX hydrolase has translation MPYTPIVATLGYVLSPDRRRVLMIHRNARPDDQHLGKYNGLGGKMEPGEDIAACMQREILEEAGIECGSMHLRGTLNWPGFGKRGEDWLGFIFVIDSFSGEPLTENPEGTLEWVDIDRIMELPMWEGDRHFLPLVFDGDPRPFHGVMPYKDGRMQSWAFTRL, from the coding sequence ATGCCTTACACCCCGATTGTTGCCACGCTTGGCTATGTCCTTTCGCCGGACCGTCGCAGAGTCCTGATGATCCATCGCAATGCGCGGCCCGACGACCAGCATCTGGGCAAGTACAACGGGCTCGGCGGCAAGATGGAGCCTGGCGAAGATATCGCCGCATGCATGCAGCGCGAGATTCTCGAAGAAGCCGGCATCGAATGCGGATCGATGCATCTGCGCGGCACGCTCAACTGGCCCGGCTTCGGCAAGCGAGGCGAAGATTGGCTGGGTTTCATCTTCGTCATCGATAGCTTCAGTGGCGAACCGCTGACCGAGAATCCGGAAGGCACCCTGGAATGGGTCGACATCGACCGAATCATGGAGCTGCCGATGTGGGAGGGCGACCGTCACTTCCTGCCACTGGTGTTCGATGGCGATCCGCGGCCGTTCCATGGCGTGATGCCGTACAAGGATGGCCGCATGCAATCATGGGCGTTCACGCGGCTGTGA
- a CDS encoding phosphodiester glycosidase family protein, with protein MLPTTPAKRLRHSLMLRLLALLGLLSLLAGCDSQLQPMESRDVRFQGQDFTVVSLDLHRESLSLHWKNPDTGQPFGDIQTLREWGAANNKRLMFAANAGIYDQSFSPLGLYVENGRTLVPLNLFRGNPAAGNFSIPPNGVFAVYPDGHAEVRTSTQFKADNKPVDWASQSGPMLVIDGQINTRFVDDSNSTKWRSGVCAHSPYKVLFVVSESPVNFHTFASLFRDKLGCRDALYLDGTISQFYIDGTGYAGAPTFMVRPYAGIFAVFANQ; from the coding sequence ATGCTCCCGACCACGCCTGCCAAGCGGTTGCGCCACAGCTTGATGCTCCGACTGCTTGCCCTGCTCGGGCTGCTGTCGCTGTTGGCCGGTTGCGATAGCCAACTACAGCCGATGGAAAGCCGCGACGTCCGGTTCCAGGGCCAGGACTTCACCGTGGTCAGCCTGGATCTGCACCGCGAATCGCTGAGCCTGCATTGGAAAAACCCCGATACCGGCCAGCCCTTTGGCGATATCCAGACGCTGCGCGAGTGGGGCGCCGCCAACAACAAGCGGCTGATGTTCGCGGCCAACGCAGGCATCTATGACCAATCGTTCTCGCCGCTTGGCCTGTACGTGGAAAACGGCAGGACGCTGGTACCGCTGAATCTGTTTCGCGGTAACCCGGCAGCAGGCAATTTCTCGATTCCGCCCAATGGCGTGTTTGCCGTCTACCCGGATGGCCACGCGGAAGTGCGCACAAGCACGCAATTCAAAGCCGACAACAAGCCCGTTGACTGGGCTAGCCAGTCCGGCCCGATGCTGGTGATCGACGGACAGATCAACACCCGCTTCGTGGATGATTCCAACAGCACCAAATGGCGCAGCGGCGTTTGCGCACACTCGCCGTATAAGGTTTTGTTCGTGGTCAGCGAGTCGCCCGTCAATTTCCACACCTTTGCATCGCTGTTCCGCGACAAACTCGGTTGCCGCGACGCGCTCTACCTGGACGGCACGATCTCGCAGTTCTACATCGACGGCACCGGTTATGCCGGCGCACCCACCTTCATGGTCAGGCCCTACGCGGGCATCTTTGCGGTGTTTGCCAACCAATGA
- a CDS encoding penicillin acylase family protein, with protein sequence MKTRFRWLRACLLLIVLIVIGCLAAGWWLLAGSRAQLDGKQSLAGLGHPVTISRDTLGTATITGQSRDDVTFALGYVHAQERFFPMDLMRRAAAGELSELVGPAALKTDINHRRQRLRAVAEAAYAALPPDQKHMLDMYRDGVNAGLTHLREKPWEYLLLRTQPQPWRSEDTMLVIGAMYLDLNGDGRNERELQIAQMHAVLPDAMVNFLLSPDPNWEAPLKGIVSPSPAPPSTDIYDLHHLAAPASNAKVAFALASPADVAYPGSNSFAVAGNLAHPTGAAILANDMHLGLRVPDIWFRARLRYTDPTAPNGQRDAVGVTLPGTPALVVGSNGQIAWGFTNSYGDWSDWVRVVRDPHDPNHYKVPEGWATIEKHDEVINIKGTPPYHLEVDDTRWGPILDKDTDGTSLALSWIGNQPHGYNLAMMQLEHATNVSAALDLATTLGMPPQNFLVADSAGHIGWTIATNSIPLRSGFDPQSPADWSQPNTGWTGWAPPSQYPRIENPADGRLWTANNRTVGGDELTLLGNSGHDLGARAQQIRDDLHARADFGPGNMLDIQLDDHAVFLTRWQQLLQQTLTNVDDPALNNLRQLTASWRNEAAPDSVDYRLVHTFREEVHKLVLAPFAAQIQQHFPDFEWPGPGNQEAAVWAMIQQQPANLLDPAYHDWRALLLQAARNVADTLGKQPGGLAARTWGEVNHAGINHPLARALPAFLGRFLNMPDDELPGDHNMPRVAAPAFGASERFDVAPGHEDQGILEMPGGQSDNPLSPFYGAGHEDWVKGRPTPLMPGSDRHTLLLEPASS encoded by the coding sequence ATGAAAACTCGCTTCCGCTGGCTTCGCGCATGCCTGCTGTTGATCGTACTGATCGTGATCGGTTGCCTTGCAGCCGGATGGTGGCTGCTGGCCGGCAGCCGCGCGCAACTCGATGGCAAGCAGTCACTGGCTGGCCTTGGACACCCGGTCACCATCAGCCGCGACACGCTCGGTACCGCTACCATCACGGGACAATCGCGCGACGACGTCACCTTTGCACTCGGCTATGTGCATGCGCAGGAGCGCTTCTTTCCGATGGACCTGATGCGGCGCGCCGCCGCGGGTGAATTATCCGAGCTGGTTGGCCCGGCCGCGCTGAAAACGGACATCAATCATCGCCGCCAGCGCCTGCGCGCCGTCGCCGAGGCTGCTTATGCCGCGTTGCCGCCGGATCAGAAGCATATGCTCGACATGTACCGCGATGGCGTCAACGCGGGTCTGACCCATTTGCGTGAAAAACCATGGGAATACCTGCTGTTGCGCACGCAACCGCAACCGTGGCGCTCGGAAGACACCATGCTGGTGATCGGCGCGATGTATCTGGATCTCAACGGCGATGGCCGCAATGAGCGTGAATTGCAGATCGCGCAAATGCATGCCGTGCTGCCGGACGCCATGGTGAATTTCCTGCTTTCGCCTGATCCGAATTGGGAAGCGCCGCTGAAAGGCATCGTATCGCCCTCGCCGGCACCTCCCAGCACAGACATCTACGATCTTCACCACCTTGCCGCGCCAGCATCCAACGCGAAAGTCGCTTTCGCCCTGGCATCACCAGCGGATGTTGCCTATCCCGGCAGCAACAGCTTCGCCGTGGCGGGCAATCTCGCCCATCCCACGGGCGCCGCGATCCTGGCCAACGACATGCACCTGGGATTGCGCGTGCCTGATATCTGGTTCCGTGCGCGCCTTCGCTATACCGATCCCACCGCACCCAACGGACAACGCGATGCCGTCGGCGTGACCTTGCCGGGTACGCCAGCGCTAGTCGTCGGATCGAATGGCCAGATCGCGTGGGGTTTCACCAACAGTTACGGCGACTGGTCAGACTGGGTTCGCGTAGTACGCGATCCGCACGATCCCAACCACTACAAAGTGCCGGAAGGCTGGGCCACGATCGAGAAGCACGACGAGGTCATCAACATCAAGGGCACACCACCGTATCATCTGGAAGTCGATGACACGCGCTGGGGACCGATCCTCGACAAAGACACGGATGGCACATCGCTCGCCCTCTCGTGGATCGGCAATCAACCGCACGGCTACAACCTTGCGATGATGCAACTGGAGCATGCCACCAATGTTTCTGCTGCCTTGGATCTGGCAACAACTTTGGGCATGCCACCGCAGAATTTCCTGGTGGCCGACAGTGCCGGGCATATAGGTTGGACGATCGCCACCAACAGCATCCCGCTGCGCAGCGGATTCGATCCGCAATCGCCCGCTGACTGGTCGCAACCGAATACCGGCTGGACCGGTTGGGCGCCGCCGTCACAATACCCGCGCATTGAGAATCCGGCTGATGGTCGCTTGTGGACCGCCAACAATCGCACCGTCGGCGGCGATGAACTGACGTTGCTAGGCAACAGCGGCCACGATCTGGGGGCACGTGCGCAGCAAATTCGTGATGATCTGCATGCCCGCGCCGATTTTGGTCCCGGCAATATGCTCGATATCCAGCTCGACGATCACGCCGTGTTCCTGACTCGCTGGCAGCAGTTGCTGCAGCAAACGTTGACCAACGTGGACGATCCCGCGCTCAACAACCTGCGCCAGCTCACTGCTAGTTGGCGCAACGAAGCTGCGCCCGATAGCGTGGATTACCGACTCGTTCACACCTTCCGCGAGGAAGTGCACAAGCTGGTTCTGGCACCCTTTGCGGCGCAAATCCAGCAGCACTTTCCCGATTTCGAATGGCCAGGCCCCGGCAATCAGGAAGCAGCGGTGTGGGCGATGATCCAGCAACAACCGGCCAATCTGCTTGATCCCGCTTATCACGATTGGCGTGCGTTGTTACTGCAAGCTGCGCGCAACGTCGCCGACACGCTCGGCAAACAACCGGGCGGACTGGCTGCTCGCACCTGGGGCGAAGTGAATCACGCAGGCATCAATCATCCACTTGCGCGCGCGCTGCCCGCCTTCCTTGGCCGCTTTCTCAATATGCCGGACGACGAACTGCCCGGCGATCACAACATGCCACGCGTCGCCGCGCCCGCTTTCGGCGCATCAGAACGTTTCGACGTGGCGCCAGGCCATGAGGACCAAGGCATTCTGGAAATGCCCGGCGGACAAAGCGACAACCCTTTATCACCGTTCTACGGTGCCGGTCACGAAGACTGGGTCAAAGGCCGCCCAACACCGCTGATGCCGGGCAGCGATCGCCACACCCTGCTGCTGGAGCCGGCATCGAGCTGA
- the dapE gene encoding succinyl-diaminopimelate desuccinylase, producing MSEVFDLAGNLIRRRSVTPEDAGCLPLIGERLARVGFRIEHLCYGEVDNLWATHGAHNTPGQGPLLVFLGHTDVVPSGPEEQWQSPPFEPTVRDGRLYGRGAADMKGSVAAMVVALERFAAKHPDHPGRVGLLLTSDEEGPTNLDGVRRVADYFRETGERIDWCVVGEPSAKEKLGDLIRVGRRGSLSATLTVRGVQGHVAYPEKALNPIHAFAPALATLAAERWDNGNADFPPTSFQVSNLNAGTGANNVIPGSLKALINFRYSTASTAAGLRERTEAILTKHGLDYTLEWNLSGESFLTPAGGRLREVVVSVCRDLCGTEPDQSTGGGTSDGRFIAPLGAEVVELGPVNATIHKVDECVDVAELEQLPDLYQAICERMLLA from the coding sequence ATGTCTGAAGTCTTTGATCTCGCCGGTAACCTGATTCGTCGTCGCTCGGTAACACCGGAGGACGCTGGCTGCCTGCCATTGATCGGCGAACGCCTCGCGCGCGTTGGATTTCGCATCGAGCACCTGTGCTATGGCGAGGTGGACAATCTCTGGGCGACGCACGGCGCGCATAACACGCCGGGGCAGGGGCCTTTGCTGGTTTTCCTCGGGCATACGGACGTTGTCCCGAGCGGGCCGGAGGAGCAATGGCAAAGTCCGCCATTCGAGCCGACGGTTCGCGACGGGAGACTTTATGGCCGTGGCGCAGCCGATATGAAGGGTTCGGTGGCGGCGATGGTGGTCGCGCTTGAGCGTTTCGCTGCGAAGCATCCGGATCATCCCGGTCGCGTTGGTCTGCTACTGACCAGCGATGAAGAAGGCCCTACCAATCTGGATGGCGTGCGTCGTGTTGCTGATTATTTTCGTGAGACCGGCGAGCGCATCGACTGGTGCGTGGTGGGTGAACCGTCGGCAAAGGAAAAGCTCGGGGATCTGATCCGTGTGGGACGGCGCGGTTCCCTCTCGGCCACACTGACCGTGCGTGGTGTGCAAGGGCACGTGGCGTATCCGGAAAAGGCACTCAATCCGATTCACGCTTTTGCACCGGCTCTGGCGACATTGGCGGCAGAGCGCTGGGATAACGGCAATGCCGATTTCCCGCCGACGTCATTCCAGGTTTCCAATCTCAATGCCGGCACGGGCGCGAACAACGTGATTCCCGGTTCGCTCAAGGCCTTGATCAATTTCCGTTACAGCACCGCAAGCACCGCGGCAGGATTGCGCGAGCGCACTGAAGCGATTCTTACCAAACATGGTTTGGACTACACACTGGAATGGAACCTCTCAGGCGAGTCATTCCTGACGCCTGCAGGTGGCCGGCTGCGTGAAGTAGTGGTGTCCGTGTGCCGTGATCTTTGTGGCACGGAGCCGGATCAGAGCACCGGCGGCGGCACCTCGGATGGACGATTCATTGCACCGCTCGGCGCAGAAGTGGTCGAACTGGGGCCCGTGAACGCTACCATCCACAAGGTCGATGAGTGCGTGGATGTCGCCGAGCTGGAACAGTTGCCGGATTTGTACCAAGCCATTTGCGAGCGCATGTTATTGGCGTAG
- a CDS encoding DUF2165 family protein, with product MPVRLSKIIIVATIALWVTLVAFGNLTDYGSNWAFVQHVLAMDTIFPDAHIHYRAIHSPLLQHVAYMLIIATEMLAAVLCLAGTWRLWRARRAPEAMFHRAKRVAVLGLSLGVLLWLGGFMAIGGEWFGMWMSTQWNGLSSAFRFVVVLLIALVYLGQRDDELVG from the coding sequence ATGCCTGTGCGCTTATCGAAGATCATCATCGTGGCAACGATTGCGCTATGGGTGACACTGGTTGCTTTCGGCAACCTCACCGATTACGGCAGTAACTGGGCATTCGTGCAGCATGTGCTGGCCATGGATACGATTTTTCCAGATGCGCATATTCATTACCGCGCCATCCATTCGCCGCTGCTGCAGCATGTTGCGTACATGCTCATTATTGCCACTGAGATGCTGGCTGCCGTGCTGTGCCTGGCCGGTACTTGGCGCCTTTGGCGTGCGCGACGAGCGCCTGAGGCGATGTTCCATCGCGCTAAGCGGGTCGCTGTGCTTGGCCTGAGCCTGGGCGTGCTGCTATGGCTTGGCGGCTTCATGGCCATCGGCGGCGAATGGTTTGGTATGTGGATGTCCACGCAATGGAACGGTTTGTCCAGTGCGTTCCGCTTCGTAGTCGTGCTACTGATCGCGTTGGTCTATCTTGGTCAGCGTGATGATGAACTCGTTGGTTGA
- a CDS encoding Spx/MgsR family RNA polymerase-binding regulatory protein codes for MTVATLYGLPNCDTCKKARNWLKRFEVVHEFVDYRANPVPAATLKSWAGQLGGWEKLVNKAGTTWRNLLPQRKNPASDPEWALLLKEYPALIRRPVVVQPDGAVSVGFTDNGFKKLFGR; via the coding sequence ATGACAGTCGCCACGCTGTATGGCCTTCCTAACTGCGACACCTGCAAGAAAGCCCGCAACTGGCTCAAGCGTTTCGAAGTGGTGCATGAGTTTGTCGATTACCGCGCGAATCCCGTGCCCGCTGCAACGCTCAAAAGCTGGGCAGGGCAATTGGGTGGCTGGGAAAAGCTGGTCAACAAAGCGGGCACCACATGGCGCAATCTGCTGCCGCAGCGCAAGAACCCGGCCAGCGATCCGGAGTGGGCGTTGCTGCTGAAGGAGTATCCTGCGCTGATTCGCCGGCCGGTCGTGGTGCAACCTGATGGCGCTGTCAGCGTGGGTTTCACGGACAACGGATTCAAGAAGCTGTTTGGACGTTGA
- a CDS encoding alkaline phytoceramidase — protein MTAIANPVRGRAYALFGLAVVLLIVACVCPPFAQPQGYHDFADKRGWLGIPNYGDVASNVMFLVAGLAGLFSMRKPAIEAMESASRHAYGLMFVGLIFTAFGSGYYHWAPSDDRLVWDRLPMTVVFMPLLAATYAERLRWRSDLPLIVLTLLGIGSVVYWKFSGNLLPYLIAQGGAILLILLALAMLPTPWTERRLLFPALISYAVAFVCEKLDWQIFRWTGGIISGHTIKHLAAAAAFFFILRMLQRQQLKTESYR, from the coding sequence ATGACAGCCATCGCCAATCCCGTGCGAGGTCGAGCTTATGCACTGTTCGGGTTGGCCGTGGTGCTGTTGATCGTCGCATGCGTATGCCCGCCCTTCGCGCAGCCGCAGGGTTATCACGACTTTGCGGATAAGCGCGGATGGCTTGGCATTCCCAACTATGGCGATGTCGCGTCGAATGTCATGTTTCTCGTGGCGGGACTGGCTGGCTTGTTTTCCATGCGAAAGCCCGCCATTGAAGCGATGGAATCGGCGTCGCGTCATGCTTATGGCCTGATGTTCGTTGGCTTGATCTTCACGGCGTTCGGTTCCGGTTACTACCATTGGGCGCCGTCCGATGATCGGCTGGTCTGGGACCGTTTGCCGATGACGGTGGTATTCATGCCGCTGCTCGCTGCGACGTACGCAGAACGCCTGCGTTGGCGCTCGGATTTGCCCTTGATCGTTCTTACGCTGCTGGGCATCGGCAGCGTGGTCTACTGGAAATTCAGCGGCAATCTTTTGCCGTACCTCATTGCGCAAGGCGGAGCTATCTTGCTCATCCTGCTCGCGCTGGCGATGTTGCCAACGCCGTGGACAGAGCGACGCCTGTTGTTTCCTGCCTTGATCTCCTACGCCGTTGCCTTCGTTTGCGAAAAACTCGACTGGCAGATATTTCGGTGGACAGGCGGCATCATTAGCGGGCACACCATCAAGCACTTGGCTGCAGCGGCTGCGTTCTTTTTTATCTTGCGCATGTTGCAGCGACAACAACTGAAAACGGAATCGTATCGATGA
- the dapD gene encoding 2,3,4,5-tetrahydropyridine-2,6-dicarboxylate N-succinyltransferase — MQSIESLINDAFERRNDLTQSEIETHLRPALSQVIDLLESGEQRVAAPDGKGGWVVNQWLKKAVLLYFRINGNRVVDGGPALAFDKVPLRFAHGNDVELENLGARVVPGALVRRGAHVAKDAVLMPSYVNIGAYVGAGTMVDTWATVGSCAQIGAGVHLSGGVGIGGVLEPLQANPTIIEDNCFIGARSEVVEGVVVERGSVIGMGVFLGQSTRIYNRATGETTYGRIPAGSVVVAGSLPAKDGSHSLYAAVIVKQVDEKTRSKTGINELLRSAE, encoded by the coding sequence ATGCAGTCCATCGAGAGCCTGATCAACGACGCCTTCGAGCGCCGCAACGACCTCACCCAGAGTGAAATCGAAACCCATCTGCGTCCGGCCCTGAGTCAGGTGATCGATCTGCTGGAATCCGGCGAGCAGCGTGTTGCCGCGCCAGATGGCAAAGGCGGCTGGGTCGTGAATCAATGGCTGAAGAAAGCCGTACTGCTCTACTTCCGCATCAACGGCAATCGCGTAGTGGATGGTGGTCCGGCGCTAGCTTTTGACAAAGTGCCGCTGCGTTTTGCGCACGGCAATGATGTGGAACTGGAGAATCTTGGTGCGCGCGTGGTGCCGGGTGCGCTGGTGCGCCGTGGTGCGCACGTGGCGAAGGACGCCGTGCTGATGCCGAGCTACGTCAACATCGGCGCCTATGTGGGTGCGGGCACGATGGTGGATACCTGGGCAACCGTGGGCTCTTGCGCACAGATTGGCGCTGGTGTGCATCTCTCCGGCGGCGTAGGTATCGGCGGCGTGCTGGAGCCGCTGCAGGCCAATCCCACCATCATCGAGGACAACTGCTTCATCGGCGCGCGTTCCGAAGTGGTGGAAGGCGTCGTGGTGGAGCGTGGAAGCGTGATCGGCATGGGTGTGTTCCTCGGCCAATCCACGCGCATCTATAACCGCGCCACGGGCGAGACGACCTACGGGCGCATTCCTGCGGGCAGTGTGGTCGTTGCTGGTAGTCTGCCTGCGAAAGATGGCAGTCACAGCCTTTATGCCGCCGTGATTGTCAAACAGGTGGACGAAAAGACACGCAGCAAGACCGGTATCAACGAGCTGCTCCGCAGCGCCGAATAA
- a CDS encoding PepSY domain-containing protein, with translation MSVSHKILKIARQIHLYLGVFIAPALLFFALTGGLQVFSLHETTRGSDYKPPAWLVTMAQLHKKQTTAVRKRPVDAGNHAPEVAVSAPAANPAPPMPANMDMPRAEAKNPLPLKIFSALVALGLFISTLLGIYMAYRYTRKPGLITVLLLAGFVVPIVLALI, from the coding sequence ATGTCTGTGTCTCACAAGATTCTCAAGATTGCCCGCCAGATCCATCTGTATCTTGGCGTTTTCATCGCCCCGGCACTGTTGTTCTTTGCACTCACCGGAGGGTTGCAGGTATTCAGCCTGCACGAAACTACCCGCGGCAGCGATTACAAGCCGCCCGCCTGGCTGGTGACGATGGCCCAGTTGCACAAGAAACAAACCACCGCCGTGCGCAAACGCCCCGTGGATGCTGGCAATCATGCACCCGAGGTGGCGGTCTCCGCGCCCGCTGCCAATCCCGCGCCGCCGATGCCTGCAAACATGGACATGCCACGGGCAGAGGCCAAGAATCCGCTGCCGTTGAAGATTTTCTCGGCGCTCGTCGCGCTGGGCCTGTTTATCTCGACGCTGCTCGGCATCTATATGGCTTACCGCTATACGCGCAAACCAGGGCTGATTACCGTCTTGCTGCTGGCCGGTTTCGTGGTACCTATCGTACTTGCACTGATTTGA